In the genome of Leptidea sinapis chromosome 44, ilLepSina1.1, whole genome shotgun sequence, the window ctgtagttggccggatccgaactgtctcctttttttggatcggatggacaagggctgacttccacgAGTCAGGGAcgacgcctttagaataagagtgccggaataaacgcgttagcaccggcgtcaactcaggggcacacgttctaagcacgattggagaaatgccatccggcccgctcgacttcctgacgtccaacgaaaacagagctcgcctaacagttttctgtctgaactgtacttcaggcatagagctctgacaccgcgggatggtcggcggtgttttccgttgtcgtcaagagtcgagttggaggcgaaaagagtgcacaagagatcggctttctcttttgccgtatgggccagggtgtcattccttagaactatgcagttcggatcctttgtgcccagcgccgcaacccaagctcgatacgcctgttttttgcagtcagatgctgctttgactgacgcatcgaaccagggctgtgatctgccaccgatgggtactacagagtttggtataaaaatatccataccctgtagtatcacatcggctactgcaagggcgcaggcactaggatcatccgaagggaaacaaaccctgctccaagggtaggatgcaaaaaaggaacgcatcctatcccaatctgctgacttgtagtgccaaacgcggcgggtcgctggtggtctgtgacgttggcgtcggataggcactacactcctgaccaggcaatggtcggaggttccgagaggggcgtcgacaaagacctggtaaccatcgggatgtgtagtcagcagaagatccaataaggacggcatgtggctatccacatccgggagccgcgttggcgactcaaccaattgggacagaccatacgccaatgcaaaattatgcacagatcgccctgcgtagtctgtggtacgtgatccaacccattcggcattgtgcccgttgaaatcacccaagactacgatttcagcggaagggatctgtgcaagtacgtcgtcaattgccgcttgaacgcagcccatgagatgatcggtttctgcgttaccactatgggacctgtagacacacgcatagatgcggacgcggtcctctaaatctacgcggagccagagagtggacagatccctaccctcaaaactgccgagacggcgacagcagatatcctccctaacgtacacacatactccggcatgaggcaaaaaattgtgctcaattttgtacctggggtacgttaaatatgacgtatcgctaggtcgagatatctgcgtctcagtatggaaacacaaggccggctgcgccgtctcaaggtggtggtggacggcgtttaaattggagtgaattcccctgatattgcaaaagtccacgttgagtgtggagcggggtgccgtggtgatactgcctcgtttgtccttggtcatgcgcggttctgtgccctccccagaatacgaagggcagcccgggctagagtgcccggggagggattctccaactgtggtagagccggtaccctcctggggtaaaatcttttttagtaccgctgtcatattcgggtggagggggagggggaatggccaccggtcctcgacactaacctatgcgaaacatagcggcactgggccgctacttcacgccggtatcctgtgcgagtgtggtaattaagccggacgagtctggcccgattgtgctgacgtcaaaagacggcagcgtgactctcccacttctaaaaatcccttagtcgcctcttacgacacccatgggcctgggactcccctattctttttacgccccgggaaaagtacagggcaaattgGTTTGTATATGATAAAGCAGCCTTTTTCAAAGATGTTAAGCGAAGTCGCAACAACAGTTTTCGGAAGCTTATTGTATAGCTGTGCTCctgcaaatgttatattatttttaaccgacttcaaaaaaggaggaggttctcaattcgtcggtaagtttttttatgttttttacctcaaaactttcgactgggtgaaccgatttttatattctttttttatttgaaagctggtactttctgtgtggtccagatctgacaatggcatccatgagaaaaccataaaagtcttaaatttgctatacatacgtatagcaaagtgaatgataaatttacgaataactcaatatcgcgccaaccgatattgatatttctatttttattggaaaggatatacttcaaagatagttttgtgtttggttaggttctgattacggaatccatgacaaagtaacggaactcttcagttcttaggagcaaattaacaatactcggccgaatctttttttttctgtccggatatttaagttATCTACCATAACAGTTAAGGTTAATGAGAAGGCGCCAGCGAGCCACTGTAAACATTGACTccgtatttattgtatattaaaaatcaaataacataaatttctCAATTAAAAACAAGTGCAGTGAAATAATACATACGCGACTAACAACATATATTGTGGACAAAGCTTTAAAATCAgtgaataaacatataaacactCCTATCGTGTTGGTGTCTCCGATCTCCGAGTAAagaaaagtttgtaaaaattttaatgaaataaatctgTGTTACCTTGATTTTTAAAAGTACTCCGTGCTTCAACAATAAACGTTATCACAAATACATTACGAGTGATTCTAAcactaaatattgaataaatgcaACAACACACGATTTCGACGTTCACATACATTATTTTGGATTGGCTGTGTGACAATAGTGAgagtattatattttgattatttatacgtGTATTTGAACGAATTATCACCGATATGTATTTTGCATAAACCACTTTAGCACGAAACTAACACTCACGAGGTttaatacttaactaaatttagctttggttttgtgataataaataaagtgaatTCGTGAAGGTAGTTCTAAATTGGATAAACAGTAATTATGGAAAAAGAATACATCACTTTACGCAAACGGAAACAGAATCAGAGTATGGATGACCTTTATTTAGAAACATCACCTAGCACTAGTGAAGACATTAAAAGCTTACCGGACCTGTCTACAATATATTGCGAATTAGAtgatttcaaagaaaaaattctCACGTTGCAATGTTTATTAGACAAGGCAAATAGAGAAATAGAagaattaattttagaaaacaaTTTCTTAAAGAAGACAATTAGTGAACTGGAAAGAAAAATAACTACTTTGATTATATACACCGACCAAAATAGCACtaataagaaattcaaaaagttCCCATCAGTTAGAACTTTAAAAGCTAAACGTAGGATTGATTTTGATATTGTAAATCCCTATGATAATCATCTCAAGCCTAAAAAAAGTGTGTCGACATCCATGCAACATGAGGAAAATAAACCCAAAAAgaaaaaacgtttatttatctTTGGAGGTAAACAATGTGTGGGTATGGCTTCTCGACTCTCCACGTTTAATTTGACTTCAAAATATGAAATCTCAGCAGAAACAAAACCTTCGGCCAGTACAGAAAATATAATCGAATcgtgtttcaaaataaaaacttgccAAACGGACCAATTCATTCTTAGTTTAGGTGAACACGATAGAAATCCGTTCGTATTTATGTCTGAGACTGCTGCCCTCCTACGCTACCTAAAAGgtactgatattataatattgaatattgtgAAAAATCCTCATCTTAAcgaaattcttattaataactatttaaaacaaatatgtcaacaatatccaaattgtaaatatttgaattcaaatgtaaattatactagatactataatgctaaaaataattatattaataaagtttgcAACAACATCAACAACGAATTAGAAAGTCAGCATTATAAACAGGAATTTTTGGTATGCAAGGATtggttaaataaactaaaatacaaaaatagaagcGTTAGAAACCAAAAAGAAATGTCTACACAAGATGATAAAACGATATTGTCAGTTAAAAACTATTGTAATAAAGCGACTCAAACAATTAATCTAGAAAATAATACACAAGCTAATTTTTTTCGACCATAAACCATGTAAGGAAATGTATCTCTTGCACCAAAACATTGCTGGTGTTTTAAATAAGCTAGAATGGATTGAGCTAGCGTTGTCTGAAATAGAAGTAGATATAAGTATCATTTGTCTTactgaaacttttataaaaagggGAGAAGAATCTAATCTCAtactgcaaaattatgatgtcgttTCGACGTTTTGTAGATTGAATGAAAGACGAGGAGgtagttgtattttattggaGAAATCTCTAGATTATAAGATTCTCGATCAGTGTACTGAATACTCAaccgaaaaaatatttgaatgttgtgCTGTTGAAGTAAGAGCGATAAATTGCTACATTGTTTGTATATACAGGACAccaaactcaaatattactttattttttgaaaaattagaaCTACTTCTCCATAAATTAaccatcaataataataaaaagattataCTAGCCGGAGACTTTaacattgatatattaaaagaaaatcatttacacacacaattatttcaaaatctattaagtaatttcaatattaatataaatataacggaACCAACTCGACAACAAGCATGCCTAGATATAATAGCGACAAATATTCCTACAGCGGAAGGCAAAGTAATTAAGCTTTTTCTATCGGATCATGAATCATGCCAACTAGTAAGTTTaccgaaaatatttataaataaaccgaaaaattggtctataaaaattagggattattgtcaagagaatatacataaatttaatatgtacttacaatCTCTAAATTGGATCGATGTATTAAATGAGTCAAATGCCAATACagccttcaaaaattttcatgattttttctgcctgttatacgatctttgctttcccatatataataagaaaatgtccAATTATGTTGGCAATAATAAATGGATATCAAAAGGTATTAAGGTAGCTTGTATTAAGAAAAGACAGTTGAGATTTAATCACTACAAATCAAAGTCTCatgaaagtaagataaagttaaaaaaatatagcaaaatattacggtcttgtattgactgctctaagagacacctaaataatcaatatatacaaaactcaaaaaataaaactaaagctacatgggatataataaagaaaaaaggtagtcataataatatgatagctaaaaattgtattgacctaattcattataacgacgttgatataacaaatccatcagacattgcaaaaacatttaataattcctttattgatttgactaaaaattgtaatcataattggaataatcaatataaatacaaaataaatgcaatcaataatagtatatttctctctccatgttccgaaaacgaagtaataaagataataaattctcttaaaaatacaaaggcaacaggttatgattccatatctacacatatactcaaacactgcaagcacaatatctctcatattttgacttacttaattaatatatccttttcacagggtgtctttccagaaagcttaaagttatctgttattaagcctttactcaaaaagggtactaaaaccgatatcaataattatcggccaattactcttatatctattttctcaaagataatggaaaaagcaatgtatgtaagaataatgcattttctaaataaacataatattataaaaaaagaacaaactggttttcaagctaacaaatcaactactttggctgcttattacttaatagaagaaataactacatgtattaacaagaaagtacctgtaatatcaacattttttgatatgtcaaaagcattcgattttgttgatcatcatatcttaatatataaatgtgaaaaatatggtataagaggccctgctctaaaatggattgaaagttatttagccgatagacaacaaattgtagaaataaataacataaatgagaaactggagatgactacatacaagtcaccctatttaattagtaaatttggagttcctcaaggaagtcttatgggacccttactgtttttaatttatttgaatgatttacccgatgtggttgactataactgtgtattatttgcagatgacatatccataattattcctgacgagcataaagcgataaataattataatatgactattaataaaaatttagaaactatattgacatggtttaatgagaataatttattcgctaatatgacaaaaactaaatatatacaattttctaattataaaacaatacataaatctctaaatataacacacagtgacctaacgattaaagaaacaaacacaataaaatttttaggcattatattagattgcaattgtaactggaaagctcaatgtgatacagtggcaggcaaaataaataagttcgttttcgctttaagaaggctcagacaaactgtatcctttaatgctgcacttactgcataccacggttatattgcgtcagttttacggtacgggttaatactatggggaaactccactaatatttcaaatgtttttctggcacaaaaaaaatgtataagagctttatgcaatgtcagtcctctagaatcgtgtagaccattattcaaacggcaccgtctgttaacgcttactggtctatatatattagaaatttgtatgttcattaaaaaacatggtgaactttttaaaccagcaaaggactattccatattaggattaagagatccaactcgccttctgatgccatactgtagaacagcgcttcatcaaaataacgcaaatgttatgtgtattagggtatttaaccaccttccaaagaatattagagagatgcctaaaacattaatgcataaaaaattaaaattatggctaatagataaatgcttttatagtttaaaagaattctttagccaaaaataatagtattcaaatgtaatttttgagaggtacctacaaactaatgtttattttatattatctcattgaattaaagctatgtaatgtgtattaagaacgtataagtataaattaaatatgatattccaatattgacaatcaaatatttgtatgccgatatattggcgaattgtgctgtacaccaattaattgttaacaactatgttaccacgattcatacaaataaatcatttcatttcatcatttcatttcatttcatttcatttcattaagtAAATgttcgtagtcgaatatgatgatcaatcagactccttaacgacttacagtaagatTGAGTagtgtggcagaatttctgtctataatcaaattgcaaagcgcttacgttcattgctgcattgaatttttttgtatatcttcacgcttagaacgtgagtacgcccaagcgaaatgaagcagtttcaatatggacgtttatgaccacatacgcTTCCCGCTGCttcagtgtcattctgtcaacgtccaggacaatcagtgcgcgaaatttaattgaaatattactaactgtgcagtgaaagggtcttataataaaaattatgataagaaaatcacattttacaccttaatactatttcacaagttttattttaagctaaTATATTCGTCAAAATagcaatatattttgtaaacaaaacagacgccattaaaaaaatatgttgccagccaatgatattatagtattaaaagaggtagatatgtcactagcgagccgaaaatcaatcgcctaaattgaatcaattggttcctttggtcgtagtcgctctctcgatacgaaaacggtacacacgcgtttgttgttgacagaaatGGCAAGTCTAGGCATTGGTATTGACACGgtagtgggtcagggattggaaataatactccgcttataggaacgagtctttatttgcgttcactttttttCGAACTTGCACTACGCCGGTCTGCCGccgttcctcttgtgggcggcggtaccttcaacgcgtcacaccgtaccaaacactaagtctcttctatcttcttcttcttcttgtaacacttccacttttcactatttcttcttttctccttcttcttcttctttacactttcgagtcagaactagaactgccgtaggccacgcttagtacggcttatatacccccggatctgttctatttttaaaatgattcgcccattccatctttaaatttaaattgtactagaaaattcttttaactatttttttatcctgcttacacattttccatccctttttttctgttcgatttgatcctgaacttactagaaatttccattaactttacaaaacccaaaaaattgtATATACTGGTAGGTgtttcgaacccgggtctacagcttctaaagtaaacacttttactccaaagctacgagtattgctgacggagctgttgaaattatcaatgtcttgaagtttgacactctcgtcatttacgttgcagcgttgctacgcaacagtaTGAGTCAagctcaaaaaatattacacgaacatttaggcgtcaggaagctttgtaccagatgggtTCCCcttactttaaccgacgaccagaaacaccttcgcatggactggtcgccaaatgttagataagttcaacggcggtgactcaaatgctgtatttgacatggATATATGGATATATTGTTACGAACCCGAAatcaaaagacaatcagctcagtgggtgtttcctttcgaggagcggccaactaaggtaaagaaaggaagaagtcaaggaaaaaagatgattgcctcttTCTATGTTCGGAAAGGTAATTTCCCGACATTTGTGCTAGAGTTTAGAGAATTTAAAttgaagatggaaggacagttactttAGACTGGTATGTCAACCGCTGTTTGCTttagcgcactccgcaaaatggactgttgaatatttgactatggcaggtgtcgagataatgggTCATctgccatacagtcctgacctggcgccctgcgacttttcaATTCgaattcccaagaactaaagataaaattcgaggtattggCTTTatgagccctgaagatgcggttaggaagaatgggcccactgatTTTCTCAGatgttccatcgaatgcgacgatgtgtagagagaggaacggagattacttcgaaaaacaataaaagtatttgcaaCTTTCTtcattaagccgtttttaattttctaaacattttcagtgttacctaggtataaaGTTTATCTCAGTTAAGTATTACTCTAATCTgtcatttattatgattttttccaaaaattttgagtagTAGTTGGTAGAACCGAAACTGGTCAATAGTTCCCAAGGTTAGATTTATTGCCTGCTTTGTACAGTGTAGTAACTCTAGCAACTTTTTGACTGTCCGGAAAGATACCTTGAGCCAAAAGTTGATTAAGACATTatgtgtttattataatatagcataCAATACACCcaaagattaaaatgtaaatttattgtacAAACTTTACTTTGACACCGGTAATATGATAGAAGATAAATACATTCGGCTCGTCTACACAAGAAAaacgtaaataattttacaaaaaatcttgGCCGTAGTGTCAGGTATGACTGGTCGCCATATTGTTCTGTTCATTCGGTTTCTGACGTTCGTCGTGATTGAATGTGCTCTTCTTGCTTTCCCGTTGTAGTTTGTAGGATTTTGTTTGTAGTCTAGTTATATAGTCTATTTTTCCTTACTTgtctttaatttattattcgGATTCCGATGATATGATGATTCCAATGATAAAAACTATGcctatatcataatattattatatacctaaaataaaaaagaaaataagcgATAGGGAGATTTCCTTTAGGAGCCGCTAAGGGCCACATTTAATGTATTAATTCCTTTAGATGGCTCCGTAGGAAACCCCGTGCAGAGCAAACCAGTGATTTCCGTCCGCTTTGAAATTTAATGTAAGGCTATACATTtataaatctataaaaatatatgttataatattattttaaaattataaacaaataagcGATCGGGTCAATCAAATTGGGTCTATCAAAAGTATTAAACTCGTAGCATAGAATTACTAACGCAGATATGAGTTGCTactttgtattattaataaaagtagCTTTGGGTACCTACGAAAGTTGCGATGCTTCTCGCAATATAGACCCCAAGAAAAGTGAGCGGAAAAAAGGAATCGACTCCGAAAGAATGCTGTTCGACGTTCGTTCTTGTGAGACATTGAAATATCCTGAATAACGTAtgatagctatgaatgacaggtagcctaaaaCCATAAAAATTTAGAAGATTTTCAATAATTGCTTTTAGATTTCTTTATTTCCGATTAAGATAATAACTATCCAGGTGAATATATTGTGGTTATTACTGATAATGGGTGCTTAGTataatacaataacaaaataacagCTCACAATTAATACACTAAACGAGCTTTttaacgacttcaaaaaaggaggagtttctcaattcgtcggtatttttattatgtttgttaaatcagaacttttgactgggtgaattgattttgattttctttttgttcagatctgacaatggcatccatgaggaAACtacaagtcttaaatttgctattagAATGGACGtgacaaatttacgaatgactccatatcgcgccaaccgatttcaattattcttttatttattggaatACTTATAAttggatatacttcaaaggttcCTGCcaacgaattccaccttcgcacgacacggcacaaattaggatatcatccccatcatctggatgtgtggcggccctccacTGTCCGCTTTTCACAGgagcattcttccacgtactacaaagctgtggtgtgatgagctttcttgtgcgatgtttctgggatgatacgacatgggtaccttcaaaaccattgcgtataccttccttaaaggctggcaacgttcctgtgattcctctactgttgcaagagaatatgggcggcggtgcaCGCCAACACCAGGTACGATGgtttgtcttcctttttccataaaaaggtagtttggtgagaatttggttaggttctgattatgggatccatgataAAGTAACGAAaacttcaattcttaggagcaaattaacgacaCTCGGCCGAgtctttttatgctatccggacaTTTGAGTTACCTACCGTGACGTCGtcatggtcaagtaattgtcgtagtgaAATATGAAGATCAATGGAACTCAATAACGACTTATAATAAGGgtccgactccaaaaataataataatcgcgTAACTTGAATAAGAAATTAAAACCGCTTTATTCTAGAAAATAGAACTCAAGAAAACATGCAACATGTAAGGACCGTGCGAGCGAAAAAGTCCGAAGTCcgtagtagtaaaaaaaaaatatgtcaatagaGCATACTAAATGtgtcaaatattttcaattaaaaattaatcaatAAAGTACTTTATACACTGgcttatgaataattaatttcaactgCACTCTGCAGCTTTAAATTTGTATTCTAAAAAcatgagaaaaatatttaaaacattaaatggAGTCAAAACGACTCTGCTTGTTTGGGGTGATCCATTTAATACTAAATCCCCcgttattttatgtataactgGAAATCCAGGCCTTGTTGATTTGTACATTGATTTCGCAActgaattacataaaattacctCTATGCCACTGTGCTTAATCGGTAGGAaagtaatatattacatattgaATGCATGTTTAATGTACTAACgtgcatttatttaaataaatttttcgcAGGTCAAGCTGGACATGAAATTTCTGATGAAACTTCAAACATTCTAGAAAACAATGAACACTTATACAGTCTTGAAGGTCAAATTATGCACAAATATGACCTTATATCCAAATATTTCGAAAAGAATACTAAGTTACACATAGTTGGACATTCCATTGGAGCTTGGTTGATAGTAGAACTGTTAGCCAGACACGAAATGCTAATTGAGAAGACTTCATCAGTAAATTTACTTTTTCCCACATTACAAAGAATGGGAGATACAATAAATGGAAAGTTTATGAATAATGTTGTGAGAAGATGGCATtcattaataatgtttttattcaaacttaTCAATGTTTTAcctgatattataattagtttCTTCATTAAAGTGTATATATTCATGCATAATTTACCTAACAATATGTATCAGAAAATTCACATTGCTATAAATCCAAAAATAATGGAAAAGGTCTTATTTTTAGCATACAATGAAATGGACTCGGTGTTGACTTTAAATAATTCaggtattgataaaataaaacatataactaATGTAATTTACAGTGATCGAGACGATTGGGCTCCTCTGCATTATATAgacaatttaaaagtatatgAACCACATATCAAGTTACAGATGGTTAAAGTGAACCATgcatttgttttaaattcatCTCACTTTATTGCCACCCAATTGGCAGAACTGATTTTAGAAAAAACATGAAAAATGAATGATACCATTTAAGTCAATATGAATTTACTTGTAgttctttatttataatgtcaGCTCAAGGGTAAGACCTGTATATAACAAGTTTGGCAATACCACTACAGTCTACaagactattatttattattatcggCTAACTATTTTGTCaaatctatattattaaatgccCTAGGgataaaaatactgtttcagTAGAGTTTCGATTATCCGAACTAATTGGGGGACATGTGTCTGAAAAAGAAGTTGAAAAAGTGTTTGAAAAACAGTTCTATATGTAAACTTCCTGTATTTATCTAATGATAAccatatttacatttacatatatcattaatgacaattatgaattaaacaaaaaaagtgCAAT includes:
- the LOC126977295 gene encoding lipid droplet-associated hydrolase, encoding MRKIFKTLNGVKTTLLVWGDPFNTKSPVILCITGNPGLVDLYIDFATELHKITSMPLCLIGQAGHEISDETSNILENNEHLYSLEGQIMHKYDLISKYFEKNTKLHIVGHSIGAWLIVELLARHEMLIEKTSSVNLLFPTLQRMGDTINGKFMNNVVRRWHSLIMFLFKLINVLPDIIISFFIKVYIFMHNLPNNMYQKIHIAINPKIMEKVLFLAYNEMDSVLTLNNSGIDKIKHITNVIYSDRDDWAPLHYIDNLKVYEPHIKLQMVKVNHAFVLNSSHFIATQLAELILEKT